One Ornithinicoccus hortensis genomic window, CCAGGTGACGATGTCGGCACCGGGGACCTCCCCCACGAGGTCGGCGATCTCCGGCGGCACGCTGATCACACTCACGCCGCCTACGCTAGCCGCAGCGACCCGACCCACGAGGGGGTGCCCCGATGGCCCCGCCCCGCCGCCCGACGGCATACCTCGTCCTGCCGTCGCTGGTGCTCGCCCTGACGGCCTGCTCCGCGGATCCCGGGCCGGGCCGCCCCGCCGACCCGCGGCCCACGAGCGGTGCGGGCCCGACCGTGCTGGCTACCGGCCTCGACGTGCCCTGGGGCCTGGTGCTGCTGGAGGACGGCACCGCCCTGGTCGGGGAACGGGACACCGCCACCGTATGGCGTGTGCCGCCGGGGCAGGACCCGTCGCCGCTGGTGACGGTCCCGGGGGTGCGGGCCGGCGGGGAGGGCGGGCTGCTCGGGTTGGCGGTCCCGCCGGGCGGCGGAGGGGACACGCTGCTCGCCTACCTGACCACGGCGGAGGACAACCGGGTGGTGCGGCTCGACCTGCGGGCCGGCGCGGAGGGCGGTGAGCCGGTCGTGACCGAGCTGGTCACCGGCATCCCGAGGGCCGGCAACCACAACGGTGGGCGGATCGAGTTCGGCCCGGACGGCTACCTCTACATCAGCACCGGCGACGCCTCCGACGGCGCGCTCGCCCAGGACCCCGGGTCCCTGGCCGGCAAGATCCTGCGGGTCGATGCGGGCGACGGCTCGCCCGCGCCGGACAACCCGGCCCCGGCGTCGCCGGTCTACTCGATGGGCCACCGCAACGTGCAGGGCCTCGCCTGGGACGGACAGGACCGGCTGTGGGCCAGCGAGTTCGGGCAGGACGCGCTCGACGAGCTCAACCTGATCGAGGCCGGCGGCAACTACGGCTGGCCCGAGGTGGAGGGCCCCGGCGGCGCACCGGAGTTCGTCGACCCCGTGCTGACCTGGGCCACCTCCGAGGCCTCCCCGTCGGGCCTGGCCCACGGCGGCGACGGCGCGCTCTACCTGGCCGCGCTCCGCGGGGAGTCGCTGTGGCGGGTGCCGCTCGGGGCCGACGGGGAGGTCGGCGACCCGGAGCGGCTGCTCGCCGGGGAGTACGGGCGGCTGCGCAGCGTCGTCGCCGGGCCCGACGGCCTCTGGGTGCTGACGAACAACACCTTCCGGGGTGCGCCCGCGGAGGACGACGACCGGATGCTGCACCTGTCGCTCCCCTAGCGCCCCCTCGTGCTCGGCCGGCGCTCACCGCGAGGGCGCCACCCGCGGGTAGTCCTCCACGGCATACAACCGGACCAGCGGGACCCCAGCGGCGGCCCGCAGCACCGCGC contains:
- a CDS encoding PQQ-dependent sugar dehydrogenase, with product MAPPRRPTAYLVLPSLVLALTACSADPGPGRPADPRPTSGAGPTVLATGLDVPWGLVLLEDGTALVGERDTATVWRVPPGQDPSPLVTVPGVRAGGEGGLLGLAVPPGGGGDTLLAYLTTAEDNRVVRLDLRAGAEGGEPVVTELVTGIPRAGNHNGGRIEFGPDGYLYISTGDASDGALAQDPGSLAGKILRVDAGDGSPAPDNPAPASPVYSMGHRNVQGLAWDGQDRLWASEFGQDALDELNLIEAGGNYGWPEVEGPGGAPEFVDPVLTWATSEASPSGLAHGGDGALYLAALRGESLWRVPLGADGEVGDPERLLAGEYGRLRSVVAGPDGLWVLTNNTFRGAPAEDDDRMLHLSLP